TAAAGTTTGAAAAACATATTCCCAACCTAGTGACCAGAAGACATTGCAGTAAAAAAGTTAGCAATGTACCTTTATCATTCGACTGGTCTGCAATATCTACACGGATCCTTCGGTTTCCCAGGTTCTGTTGGCATGAAACAATCATGTTagttcatataaaaataattaaaatacaactAATATAAAACCAAGTCTTTGCTGCAtcctctcacctcctcattGAGACTCAGGGCCCTCAGGAGGGAGTCCACATCATCAAATTCAGCATAGCCAAAACCTTTCAGCCTCTCTGGGTTACTGGGCTCTCTGGGCAGACGCACTGCACTGATCTGGTGAAGATAGTGAcagaataacataaaaacagagaatGCACTGATCTGGGCCCAGCACTGTACAGTTCACCCATATACAAGCTCAGAAGACACCTAGACTAGTATGCAATTGATAGTTCCACATTGATAGTCCCTGTACTGCAGTTTGTGCTAGTTTATACACGGTAGGCACAACGAAGTGACCAAAATGTGTATGTGACGgcacaaaaatatgcattactTCTGTATTTTCTAAGATTGAGTCTGGCGGCACATATGCAGCGTTAAACACTCCATAGCattaagtaatttttttttggtattgtCTGAATTTGCAGAGAGAAGTTGCTCCAGGAAGAAGGACACTCCTGCCagtctgtttctttttgcagaTTTGTGAATCTATGGTGGGTGGACCTCTGACCATTTAGGGGGTCTGGGGACAGGCTCTCTTGAggaaaatgttgtacttttttattaatttagttaTTATGTTAATTAAAACGCTAGCTAGATCTAGGAACTTtgtgcacttaaaaaaatatttgtgctCTTGTTCTAGCAATGGAATCAATCATGAAAGCATTTCCAATTTatgtattgttttacttttggtccactacatctcagaggaaaatattgtacagttaacttcactacatttatttgacaatattaaTTAGTTAGGCTATTTTAAGGATTCAGATTCTTAATACAAATGATATATTATCttataaataatgatgtatTAAGTAGTACATAGCCTaattaaagtagttaaaatgagATCCACCTTTAACCGCATCaaaattaaagtgttttaatagtTATAATTTTAATTGATATAGAGCTACagcaattatattattttaactaCATAATAAGTACTGTGGTACTTTAATTCGATTTTGAtgttacttttgtatttttacttaagtgaCATAATGAATGCAAGAATTTGAACTGTAACTGAGAATTTTCACACTGTGCtcttgttcatttttaaaatctttaacaCATTTGTTGTATAAACATGAATGGTGAAAGAGTCACACTCACAAAGCATAACAAACGAGACAGGGTTTCTGTTCAAGACTTGTCGGTTCGGTTAAAGACATTGCGGCACATCATGCACTGAGCAGTCTGCCGGCCGCCACAGTCTAGGTAATCAACAGGAAACACTGAGATtgagatatagatatatatagatatatatatataattcatattggTTATAGTAGAACATCAGTGTGTGTTCTTTCCAGATTCACACACAGCAAAAATAGACTAGATGTTTTCAACTAAAGAGTTGAAGTAGCTGAAACCACTAGAAGTGCTACGCGTTATATGCCCTGCACTGCATGTATGTGCGTTAGTGTGTGCTACACCTACTGCCAAGCCACGGAAGAAGTCTTTGATCGAGTCCTCAGTGACATCATAGGGCAGGTTGCCCAGGAAGGCCGTGTAAGGTGGGCTGCGGGGCAGTCGGGACCGGTCAACATTGGGTTCTCGAGCCGAGCGAGGTGCTGTGGGCAGGATGGACCGGTCAATGGCTGGTGCCCGGAATGAATCCTCCTCCGTGTGCCACGAGGTCGAAACTAGATGGGTGAGAAGGGAGGAAATTTCAAACAAATACCAACCTAAAACTTACTTTCAATTACTGACCAACAACAGATTATTTCCTCTTTGATACTTGATCACTTAATCCCTGGAATTCTTCTAATTTGACAAGCAAACAAGTATTTGGCAACAGAGACTTCACAGCAATGAATCTTGatagaaaaatacacacattattgacacatcaacattaaatataaatactattcaaaaatgacaaataggTACTGCTGAATGTGAACCCTTAATATGTCACATGCTCTTTTACTTCATcagacatttaaatgttctgAGAAAAGTCTATGTATTATGATGTGTACGTTATTGTTCCGTGAGATAGATATTGATGGAGTCAATTATCAGCATTAGGACATGTGTCCATATAGCGTTTTCTCTGGCAGAAAGATTCTGGCAGGGAGCTGGGGGTCGCTTCATcaatgaaatatcttaacataTCACCACTCTAGCCTTTGTTTAATGATGGACTAGCATTGCCTCTTGGCTTTTTATTGTCCATTTGGGCTACTATCTATTTGTGACATTGTTTTTAACCATGAGCTCCAACCGGAGGATGCTTGCCCTCTTACTTTTGTCTGATGCTAGCCTTAAACCTTGGATCagatagaataaaataaatagataaaagtgGCAGAAATTAAACTTCCTAAAAATGTCATGCAAGTACAGGTATGACACTATTTTGTATGATGTACTGTAACAAGAACTAGCTACAcatcaccacaacaacaacaacgtgaTCATGTGATGTGTAGCTTGAAATGTTGTTATAGCGAGGAAAGAGCAGAATATAAAATGTGCAATACGTTTGTAGATAAACGATCAAATTTGTGAGGTTCTGCAGCAGAAACTTGACAAAAACACTTCTATGCATCATGCAAAGGAATATGACAATGGTATACAAGCTTCAAATGAATATGAGCTAGGGTGCACGAGAAACCATCCAGATAGCGATCGTTCATAGCTAATAGATCGtagaattaatttatttgaccAATCCTATCATGTTTTTGATAATAAAACGTTTTAATGATAAACTTACAGTCTGTATAAGAgttatttaatttctttcaaAAGTTAATGTGTCCAATCTCATTACTAAATCTGATAGAAAACTATAAAGATTAAAGTTTAACATTGAAAAAAGCAGCACTGCAGGCTGAACCGTTTCATAATAACTTGCTGTGTTATGTTGTCGTCTAGAACTATTTTACTTcttataatataacaatatattcaTAGTTATAGCTACCTTATAACATTTAAGGGCTTAGAAATCGTTAAGACGTTTTTATCACGCTTGCATCAGCAGACAGTCAATTCTGTATTATTTGAACAGAAAAACTAAACCATCTCAACATGATTCTCCAACTTGAGCCTGACATTTTCTTACTGCTGTATATTTGAATAAGAATTGGAAAGAAAAGACCAATAACACTCTGCAACAACACATCATATTACATTCAGTGACTGCATTCTGATATTGATCTTTCTTTTCGTTAGATGGAAAAATTAAAGACAGATCCAAGGTATGCAAGATAAACTTTCTGGGTGCATTTCAGTGTGTGCTCACCATCTCCGTCTAGGTCATCGGTCTCATCGGCCCAGCTAGTAGACTTGGCTGGGTAGCTGGGGGGAGCGTTGCTGGTTCCCTTGTCCTCTGCCAGGAAGTCAGTCAGAGTGAGGGTCTTCcccttcttattcttcttcttagCTGAAACGTAGAGGAACACACAGTACATCGTCAGCCGTGGAAGTAATATGCTTGCCCATGGGTTGGCTGTTTATACGTATATCTGGCAAGGAAGCCTTTAATATGAAATGTAACTTCATTTCATaaatttaaactatttatttttaaaattacagATGGCTAAATggtaaattaatatttacagtCTCAAAACGTCAGACTGCTTCACTGGCTTGTATTAGACATAATTTTGAACAACTTCATGAAATATTACAAATTACTCATTAAAGCAGTGAAATGTGATGCTGAGAGATTAAATCTTTtaaacaccaacacaacaacTGTCTGGGTTTGCATGCGTCTCTCTAAATTCTTGCGTAcagagggcggctgtggcacatgaggtagagcgcttgtcctgtaaccacaaggttggtggttcaaacccctctaccggcaacatgccgaggtgtccttgagcaagacacctaaccccaagttgctccccgggcgcttcattgcagcccactgctcctccgggatgggttaaatgcagagaaataatttccccattgtgggactaataaaggcttaattattattattattataatatgccaatgtatgacttattttcctaTTGTAAAGTAAACATACAGTGAGTGGTCTGCCTCACTGCCCGTCTGCCTCTATTGGGTTAACCCCCATAATGCAATGCAAGGTGCAATAAGTGTGGCATGTTCAACCCCTTGGACCGCATGTTTGCTGCATTTTTGAGCAGTAAACCTTGCATAGTGTTTATTTCAATAGCAAACAGTTGGCGGTTGCACATGGGGGTTTCACATAGCTCAACTCATAGAGCAGGTCCAGCTTGTTTTGGTCTGATGCAGAAAAAGGGGAGCGACAAAGCTGGCTGTGAGCATTATTGTGGAAATCCCAGGAGTCAGGACattctttacacacacacatggtttcAAAACCTGCACAACTCTGTCCCAGTACAAAATGCTAAGTCATTGTTTACAATTAACAGGCCCAACTCCAACTCCAACTGCTTGTACCCACTAAAAACCTAAAAGTAATACACTGACTGCTTGATAGCTTCGTAATACACTGACTGCTTGATAGCTTTGTGGCATTAGCCATCATGGAGCTACGCAACGTTAACTTCACGGAGCACAGACTTCTGCAAACAGTGACGAAGGCCAACACACACGTTGTTTATTTGGTATGTACGCATATCATGCCTTTACGTCTATGCAGGCTTAGTCAGCAAAGGAGTGCTGACGAGGGAAGTATCCCGGTTTAGCTGGCTAGGTTTTAGGGCCTAGTGCACGTCGCAGCGCCAGGATCCAAGTGCGCCATCGTCGGAACAAGACTAGGTCTGTCGGGAGGGACGGCTCAAAGTTGCGAAGCTGCCAGGGAAGTATTTAAGAGTCGACCCGACAGGCCCAGCTGCCTAGATCCATCAAACACCGATACTAAGGAGCAAAGCCTGCACACGTGGGGAGACTCCTTGGGCTGCCCGGAGCTCTCGgcccaactcctcctcctcctccgatgCTGATCCGCTGTGAGCGCCACGGCGAGCTCCGCTACGGGCATGCAATGTGGCCAGCGCCGCAACGCAGTTAGCAACATTTCATCCCCTGTCACACAATGTCCAAGACACGTAGTACGGTTTAGACACAATCTAGTTTACGcaataacgtttttttttatagaaaaagaTCACATTAAGGGTTACAATTTTCAGTTTGTGCAAGTCGTTGCATCGTTGCTTCGCCTTCCTCCGAGCAGGGACGTCTTTACCGGGGACAAAAACAACCGATTGGTCGATTTATACTCCCGGACAACGACGCTGAGCAATTAAACGAGACTTTAAGAAACCCAAAACTAAATATGATCAATTGAATCGGGGTATAACCCTGTGAAATTCCACCCCAACCGACCCGGATCGTTCACCCTCATAAGCCTCACCTGACGCCGCCATGTTGGAGAACGAGTTCGTAGTAGTACCCGGATGAAGGCGTCAGAGGTTTATTCTCGGGAGCGCGCATCGGCGTTCACGGGCCTGTCTCCTCCCTTGTTTGCCTACTAGGCTGCTCATTCATCTGCTCAGCTCAAATGACtgattttttctctcttttctttcatattcGTCACTGAGCTAATGTGAGCTGTAACTTACACTTGTTTACattaattttctcttttataGCAGTCTTCAAATCCATGGACCAAAGATCTCTATGCAGCTTTAGGTCTCATTCTACTAACTTCGGTCCCCACAGATCCCAAGAGGGAGcctatacattacattacattacattaattacattacagtcatttagcagacgcttttatccaaagcgacttacaggaagtgtattcaacataggtattcaagagaactactagtcaccagaagtcataagtgcatctcctttcttaaacaagcatcttaaagcataaaccagagcaaaagtatagtgcagaggcaaattactacgaaaacaataattgcaacagactaatccgaatatagtaagtgctacaaactactacgaataggataagtgcattTTTTGTCATATCTTACAGGTGCTTTAACCTATCATTccaatctttcattttttttttcagtcaatgTGTTTCTGATGACTTCATACAATTGTTTCCTGTtataatttaaattataattttcaaATATTGAATGTATTGGTTGCCGACACCATAAAGCACCGAACAGCAGCATATGCAGTTTTATTACAATAGGATAGATAAAATGTTTGCTACGGGTCCTAATTTAAAGAATCATAAATGATCAGGGTTAGGGGCTTCATTTTGAAGtagacaaacacaaatgcagcaGACAGATTTCCTCATGTGCTCTGTCTATTCTTGTTTAACACAATATTCAAAGTAACCATAACTttcctaaaataataataatctgtttatttCTACAGATGAcattaattacaaaacaaattttgttttgagaagaaaaatgttaaaatgttgcGATCATGGTTGTTCCTTACAGCAGTTTATTCTTGGGCTCCCCAGGTACCCCAGTAGGTATAGtccttgtatgttaaatatgttgctTATATAAGGGTTAAATCTTCATATTTATCAGAatcattgttttttcaaatacatgtacatatacaaggaatttgacttttttcattactattAGTTTACATACAGAGAAATAGACCTAACAGCTAAGAACAAGGACCACCAGAGCTGAGCaaataaaggtaaataaatactattaagtacacaatgtatatatatatatatatatatatatatatatatatatatatatatataaatgaatataaaaagaacaaatgacgaacaacaaaaataagaaaataaaatgtctttcagtgtttgtgtatgtcGTAAACCATACAAATTGTGCAAAGAAAAACTACTGAATGTTATTAAGATATAGTTGATACAGCAGGCAGGATTTATATCAATAGTGACAGTGCATTatgtacatgttaaaaaaacctGCATTGCAAACGGTACAAATGTAGGTTATAATGGTAGCAAGTGGATGTTATGGTGTGACAGGGTTATTGACAGTTTATGACTGATGCTGACTGTTGATCTGAGTGATACCCTGCAGGAAGAAACTGTTCTTGTGTCTGCCTGTTTTAGCACACAGTGTTCTGTATCACCTACAAGAGGGGGGAAGTTGGAACAGGTTGTGTCCAGGTTGTGAAGGGACTGAATTGATGATTCCCACCTGGCATCAATGATTTATCATATATGATAGTACTGTCACTTGTAgtcctgtcctgtttggtggcgAAACCAAATCACACAGTGATAGATGTGCTGCATTGTTAATCCATGACGCATTATGTTTTATAAGttcatcaaatgtgtttttatgtaaatctcTATCTGGAAACTATTAACTAGCATACAGTTGACAACTGAATGCAATGGAGTAAAAGTAGTTCTTCCTCTGAAAtttaagtataaagtaacattaCATGGAAATATTAAGTATCAGATACCTTTGTTACTTTCTACTGAGGGGTTTGAgtgttctgcttttcttttttcgatAATTGGATAAGAACAGGATTTAAAAGGAATAAATCATTCAAATGTTAAGTTTAGGATATTATTAAAAGAGTGTTAACAAAGGTTGGCACTGTATTTCAAATTGCACTATTCATATTATAAACAAGCTGTACATGAATAGTTGATTGAGAtcaaaccagagctaaaaggcCAGTTAATATTGTGCATTTGTCATTCTACCAGAAACAACACTCTAATGGAAATATAACATTAACCTGTGTGTGCTGGATGTGTTTTTACGTTAACATCAAAACAGATTTGTGTCTCCTGGCTTGTTTTGAAGTTTATCTGCCCTCCAGTGGCCGAACATCGATTAACTATACTTTAAGCATCCCGACTGCATGGAAGAATGagcaaacaataatacaaacattgtttttcataacTAAGCCAGCAATAAAATTGTGTAAATTGTCAGCCATTTGCCTTTTGGGGTGTGGTTATTTTGTGAACAGAAATTGTATAATCACTTTTCAATTGAATTCATATAATTCCCTTAGACTTATATAATAACAGGGGCTATATAGTGTGATTTATATCACAACAACGTATCACAAAACATCACATGCACGTTCTTACATCAtgttaaaaagcaaaatgaacGACAAACATGACTGTGGGTCAATAAgtggttttattcattttcaggcATTGGTTGCTTTTCAAATAGCCCTGCCTGTTTCACTATGGTTTGGTCAAATGCCTTTATTCAGAACTACTTAAATCATTTATGGTTTACAAAGAATGTGGTCTCTGTTCAAAATTGGCTTTGGATAATTGGACCagcatgtatttttttccataatGGATAgttgtggggttttttctgcTTTCGTTGTTGAGATGGTCCCAGATTCTTTGTTCCAAATTAGCTTGCGGCCGCCAGCTCATCCAGTGCATCCTGGAGCCTGTGtaaaacacaaaggaaacattttgacTTTCAAAAAATTCATGTTGAACTAGTCATGGTAGCTGACTGGAACTATTGCCTGGCTTTATGATGTGGTTGTACTTGACCATGCAAACCATGATAAGGGATTTTAGTATTCACCTCCACCACCATCAACACCTTGCCtggatctgttttttttctccaccaccTAATTCTTACTTGAAGTCTCCACCATCCATTAGATTCTTGTAAGTGCCAATCTCGGCCTCCAGTTTCATCTTCATGTTGAGCAGCGCCTCATACTCCTGGGTCTGATTCTGGATGTTTGCACGCAAGTTggtcagctcctcctccagacgAATAATAATGCCGTTATATCTCTCCGTTTCCATGTTGTTTCGCTGCTCTGTGTTACGCAATGTGTCCTCTAAGGAGGCTTTCTAATAAAGGATCAAAAAAGGAGGAATCAAAAGTGtgccaaatatgtttttatacaaGAAAATCTAATATAGGAAAACATGGTAAAGTTCCAACCTCTAAGAAAAAAAGGGTGTTAAGTAATGGTCATGGTATTTTAAAGAACAATAttgcaaacatattttataatctaATGAGCAGACCTGATTATTTAATACTTGTAATTAAAATGAAGATGAacgaaaaaatattaaaaaacaaatgtttgtaaaatgcATGCTTACTAAGTTTTGTTGGGATGCAAGTTCAATTTCCAGGGTCTGTATCTGTCTGGTTAAGTCACTCTTCTGCATTTGGGCTCCCTGGAGGGCTTCTGTGTTCTGTGATACCTCCACCTGTACATCCGCAATCTAAAAGGGAGATGGGGAAAGGGTATTAGCCAACAAACATGATAGTTTCTGTAAGagtatttataaatgaataacacCCTTTAAAATGATGCATCACCTGATTTTCATGCCACTGCTTAAGATCTTCTACGTTCTTCATGGCAAGCTTCTCATAGTTGCCCCTCACATCCGCCATGATCTGGGCCAGGTCCTGACCTTTGGGAGCGTCTACGTCCACTTGAACGCCTGACTGGGAGATCTGATTCCTCAGCTCCATCACCTCCTATAGCAGCAACAGCAAGAGAGAAATTAAGCAACACTTTCAAAGGTGTGTGACTCCAATACTAAAGTGCGTTGGTTGATCTGGATGTACTGTGAACTCACATTCTCATGGTTCTTCTTCAGGAAGGCGAGCTCCTCCCTGACAGATTCAATCTCACTTTCGATGTTCATCCTGGTCATGTTGGTGTCATCTATGAGTTTCTTTAGCCCAGCGATGTCAGCCTCAACAGACTGGCGGATTGCCATCTCATTGTCAAACCTGTAGgagttcacacaaacaaactctgtCACAGTTATCAGCTGTTATATCAGCTGTAATTCACATTGTGGTATATTGTATAAAATTACGAAACGGTATTACTGTAGTTTCAAAGAAGTACTTCAGATTTAAAGCTGTAGTTGCTCAAATCCTAATCTCAGATATTCTATATAATAGAACACATGCACTGTACAAACTCTGCACTGGTTTCTCTTTGCAAAGTCTATATCTTTTGACGCCAAAGCATTTCTGCCTTCCAGCAGGATGTATGAGTTtaacatataaaacaacatgaataacaacatactttactttgaAGTCGTCAGCAGCGAGACGGGCATTGTCGATCTGGAGCACATAACGAGCATTTTCCGCGATTTTATCGTATATCtgcaaaggaaaaacaaacaaagttgtttttaaatttgttttttagaaaGAACAGAATTGTTTAACGAAGCCCCTTCATTCAATGCTCCAATCCTGAGGTGCCATGAGATGGCAAGGTTTCGCACAGCTAGTACATTAAACATGTGATTTGAATCACTATTTCCCTGATGAAACAATAGAAACCTCAGAGTCAGATTACACACTCGGGCCACAACATGATTGAATCCATGGTAACATTCAGTGAAAGAAGGAACCACAAACTGAAGGACAGGAAAAGAGGATGTTCCCGTGCCAGAACAGAATCTGGTTTGTTTTAGCATTGTTGGAACCAAGGGTTTCCTGTCTCAATAACTCAtacagagagttttttttttctccaattctCACTCAGATGCACTGTCTCAGTCTCTCATTTTCTTTGTAGgtatcattttgtgtttatgtgtgcagaGATTGCAAAATTCTTTCTGCGTGAGTGTTTCTGAGTTTATAATCTAAACAGCCTCAGAGGAAAGGGGGAATACTTGTGCCTTTATGTATGGAGAAAGACAAAGGGCCACCATCAGTGTGTCATTTTGTGACATCCAAGATCTTGGGACTGTAGAAGAATGTGACATTTGACTCTGCAGACTGGAGCTGATTGTTATACAACCAGTGCACTCACACGCatctgtgtgcacacacacacacccacgctgGCAGTCTGAgatcctttgtgtgtgtgtgtgtgtgtgtgtcattaccACACATCTGTTTCACATTGAGGCCCTCCTACACCAGAGAATGCTTgtagaatcacaaattacaagcAGAACCATTTGGAAATGCTTTTGTCTGCTGAAAGTTTGTTAGAGAGCTTTTCAGTCTGTCTCTCATGATCATGCCCTCGTGTTGGTGATTCATCAGAGGAAGTTCTGGACAGTTTGTGGCACAAACAAGTTTTATGGGGGAGGGTTAGAGCTCAGCAACCACACCCTTCATTCTCTTGGGAAAAACCTTTTGAAAACCTACAAAGAAAATGCTGCCGGTGTCCGTATGAATATTCTCAATCTTAATTTGTAatctaagaaaacaaaatgaataataaatacactGATAAAAGTTACTGACACAAGTAGGTTTGAATCATACCATCATGTGCACCCATTAAGCATTTAAACACTTATATCCCAGTCTCCTCTGTCATCGTCTGTCTC
This portion of the Anoplopoma fimbria isolate UVic2021 breed Golden Eagle Sablefish chromosome 17, Afim_UVic_2022, whole genome shotgun sequence genome encodes:
- the LOC129105527 gene encoding keratin, type I cytoskeletal 18-like, which gives rise to MSFRRTTIQPRSAPKYSSASIYGGAGGMGSRVSSVSVSALRSGAPMTSSSSAYKLSSGMSGGMGAGSGFGSAGASFSTGGGAGAGIMGNERGAMQNLNDRLANYLETVRNLEQANNELEMRIMEAIEKGGPNMRDYSKYEPIIDDLRKEIYDKIAENARYVLQIDNARLAADDFKVKFDNEMAIRQSVEADIAGLKKLIDDTNMTRMNIESEIESVREELAFLKKNHENEVMELRNQISQSGVQVDVDAPKGQDLAQIMADVRGNYEKLAMKNVEDLKQWHENQIADVQVEVSQNTEALQGAQMQKSDLTRQIQTLEIELASQQNLKASLEDTLRNTEQRNNMETERYNGIIIRLEEELTNLRANIQNQTQEYEALLNMKMKLEAEIGTYKNLMDGGDFKLQDALDELAAAS